The proteins below are encoded in one region of Lactuca sativa cultivar Salinas chromosome 3, Lsat_Salinas_v11, whole genome shotgun sequence:
- the LOC128133071 gene encoding uncharacterized protein LOC128133071 translates to MVDINLQKIQCESIFKNKELLKRCIGKKCLREGFQTRTSRSTKSRYEAVCVSKNCSWLLRAKAIKNTDGLFQVNKFVNVHTCSSTLLQPNHRQANKYVLGEYVADVLAEDYSRVYRGKEIVNDMNAQLNINISYHQAWRAKQYALLSLRGTKEDSFTKLPAYCHNLAKHNPGTVTHIKTDADDRFEFLYVALGCSVRAFVNFCKPTLVVDGAHLKGEFKGTMLLAVTKDGQNQILPVAYGICKNKCTDSWTWFFQKLRDCIGNMQELTIISDRSPSIATSVANIFPHAHHGICGVHLYFNIVSRFGKSKTVKGIFWEACRAYTVDAFDAAMDVMKKTKEPVWEYLKSINPETWSRAHFKGNRYNLMSSNSAESINALSRHARKVPILMLIDFFRATMQQWWFQRRNFAGIT, encoded by the exons atggtagacattaatcttcaaaagattcaatgtgagagtatatttaaaaacaaagaacttttaaagcggtgtattggtaaaaaatgtcttcgagaaggtttccagacgaggacaagtagatccaccaaatcaaggtatgaagctgtgtgtgtttcgaaaaattgttcttggttactaagagcaaaagcaattaaaaatactgatggacttttccaagtgaataaatttgttaatgtacacacatgttcttcaacattgttgcaacctaatcatcgacaagcaaacaaatatgttttgggtgaatatgttgctgatgttttggctgaagactatagtagagtttatcggggaaaagaaattgttaatgatatgaatgctcaattgaatatcaatatctcataccatcaggcatggcgtgcgaagcaatatgcattgttgtcgttaaggggtacgaaagaggattcttttaccaaacttccggcgtattgtcacaacttggccaaacataatccgggtactgtcacacatattaaaacagatgctgatgatcggtttgagtttttgtacgtcgcactcggttgctcg gtacgagcttttgtcaatttttgtaagccgaccctagtagtagatggagctcacctaaagggagagttcaaaggtaccatgctacttgcagttactaaggacggacaaaatcaaatattaccggttgcatatggtatatgcaaaaataagtgtactgattcttggacatggttttttcaaaaactacgtgattgcataggaaatatgcaggagcttacaattatatctgataggtctccatctatagcaacatccgttgccaacatttttcctcacgctcatcatggaatatgtggtgtccatttgtatttcaacatagtatctagattcggcaagagtaagacggttaaaggaattttttgggaggcgtgtagggcgtacacagttgatgcttttgatgctgccatggatgttatgaaaaagacaaaagaaccagtatgggagtacttaaaaagtataaatccagaaacctggtcaagggcacattttaaagggaaccgatacaatcttatgtcgtccaacagtgcggagtctataaatgcattatctagacacgcacgtaaggtgccaatacttatgttgattgatttttttcgtgctacaatgcaacaatggtggtttcaaagacgtaactttgcaggtattacgtaa